The following are encoded together in the Geobacter sulfurreducens PCA genome:
- a CDS encoding LEA type 2 family protein translates to MKQVLFAAFILLFLSGCSLFLSEPRVAVKDVAVTGFGADGVDIELLLGVTNENSFALSLTGYSYDLQVLALPLTTGGDRRRIEFPGGATTDVRLPFRVPFRSVMEILKRHPDPAAIPYRLTGSLEVETPLGLTLVPVSSTGTFSVPQRYRPAEILKGFTEVINGLRR, encoded by the coding sequence GTGAAACAGGTATTATTCGCCGCATTCATACTGCTCTTTCTTTCGGGCTGCTCTCTGTTCCTCTCCGAACCACGGGTCGCGGTCAAGGATGTGGCCGTGACCGGCTTCGGGGCGGACGGGGTGGACATCGAGCTGCTTCTCGGTGTGACAAACGAGAACTCCTTTGCCCTGTCGCTGACCGGGTACAGCTATGATCTTCAAGTGCTGGCTCTCCCCCTGACCACGGGGGGAGACCGCCGGCGCATCGAATTCCCCGGCGGCGCCACCACCGATGTGCGCCTTCCTTTCCGCGTCCCCTTCCGCTCCGTCATGGAGATTCTCAAGCGGCATCCGGACCCGGCCGCGATCCCCTATCGGCTGACCGGGTCGCTTGAAGTGGAGACCCCCCTGGGCCTCACACTGGTGCCGGTAAGTTCGACGGGCACGTTTTCCGTGCCGCAGCGGTACCGCCCCGCAGAGATTCTTAAAGGATTCACAGAAGTCATCAACGGCCTCAGACGCTGA
- a CDS encoding methyl-accepting chemotaxis protein, with the protein MFKDMKLGYRLIGSFAIMAAIVAVTGFIGIRSIGMVGNRVSDLMQTRADQQKLALQLQAAERTSRVALLEAMMGHVDTRILAANVESYRKNRDIFRRYSNALLKGDPALGIRPDSVDTVMEEHAKALLDTWAEYEKVADRIIAYKSGVLSGSVSPSVLVETRLISELSGASEFVARDIDDLIETVKGLMQVVGQETRQIRASVSITFVIVIIGAAVLAFVFGVVATRNIIRRVNMMVTALNKGAEGDLTVRVTTDATDELSLLGRDFNIMLEMLGELVRKVNRSLVEVGQVSANIFEASRRVMAAAEVQAEGVSLTSSAVAEINTSIKEVSRGVDGLSLSASETSSSILEMAASIEEVAVNVDSLAQAVDEVSSSVMEMAASIKQIANSVVSLQDVTTTTASSVAEMDSSIRQVEKNAMETASISEGVRRDAEMGKVSVEATIAGINEIKRSSRITSEVIETLSVRATDIGAILSVIDEVAEQTNLLALNAAIIAAQAGEHGKGFAVVADEIKELAERTTSSTREIAQLIKGVQDETARAVEAIELAEKSIADGEALSQKSGEALAKIVTGVQGATAQVESIARATMEQAKGSQMIRSAMERVSDMIAQVAGATREQGKGSDMIMAAAERMKGLTSQVRTSTREQSKVGAFIARSTENITDMIQQIKRACDEQSRGSDQIIRAVEDIQESTSTNLGSARMMDDAVSRLSRQLEALERGMSSFKVENR; encoded by the coding sequence ATGTTCAAGGATATGAAACTCGGTTACCGGCTCATAGGCTCCTTTGCCATCATGGCCGCCATCGTTGCTGTCACCGGCTTCATCGGCATCCGTTCCATCGGGATGGTTGGAAACAGGGTGTCGGATCTCATGCAGACCCGCGCGGATCAGCAGAAGCTGGCGTTGCAGCTCCAGGCCGCCGAGCGCACCAGCCGCGTCGCCCTGCTGGAGGCGATGATGGGGCACGTGGATACCAGGATCCTGGCCGCGAACGTGGAGTCCTATCGCAAGAACCGCGACATCTTCAGACGCTACAGCAACGCGCTGCTCAAGGGCGATCCGGCCCTGGGCATCCGGCCGGACTCCGTCGATACCGTCATGGAAGAGCATGCCAAGGCGCTCCTCGACACCTGGGCCGAGTATGAAAAGGTGGCGGACAGGATCATTGCCTACAAGTCCGGGGTCCTGAGCGGTTCGGTGTCTCCTTCGGTGCTCGTCGAGACCAGGCTTATCTCCGAGTTGTCCGGGGCAAGCGAATTCGTGGCCCGCGACATCGACGACCTCATCGAGACGGTCAAGGGGCTGATGCAGGTGGTGGGGCAGGAAACGCGCCAGATCCGGGCCTCGGTCAGCATTACCTTCGTCATTGTCATCATCGGGGCTGCCGTGCTGGCCTTCGTTTTCGGCGTCGTGGCCACCCGCAACATCATCCGGCGGGTGAACATGATGGTGACGGCGCTGAACAAGGGAGCGGAAGGGGATCTGACCGTCCGGGTGACCACCGATGCCACGGACGAGCTGTCGCTGCTCGGCCGGGATTTCAACATCATGCTGGAAATGCTGGGAGAGCTGGTCCGCAAGGTGAACCGCTCCCTGGTGGAGGTGGGGCAGGTCTCCGCCAACATCTTCGAGGCTTCGCGCCGGGTCATGGCCGCGGCGGAAGTCCAGGCCGAGGGAGTGTCCCTGACCTCGTCGGCCGTTGCCGAGATCAATACTTCCATCAAGGAGGTCTCCCGCGGCGTCGACGGCCTTTCCCTTTCCGCCTCGGAAACCTCGTCGTCGATCCTCGAGATGGCCGCCAGCATCGAAGAGGTGGCCGTGAACGTGGACTCACTGGCCCAGGCCGTTGATGAGGTAAGCTCCTCGGTGATGGAGATGGCCGCGTCCATCAAGCAGATCGCCAACAGCGTCGTGAGCCTCCAGGATGTGACCACCACCACTGCCTCTTCCGTGGCCGAGATGGATAGCTCGATCAGGCAGGTCGAGAAGAATGCCATGGAGACCGCATCCATTTCAGAGGGGGTGCGGCGGGACGCGGAGATGGGCAAGGTCTCCGTCGAAGCGACCATCGCCGGTATCAACGAGATCAAACGCTCTTCCCGGATCACCTCGGAAGTGATCGAAACCCTTTCCGTCCGGGCCACCGACATCGGCGCGATTCTGTCGGTCATCGACGAAGTGGCCGAGCAGACCAACCTGCTGGCCCTGAACGCCGCCATCATTGCGGCCCAGGCGGGCGAACACGGCAAGGGTTTCGCCGTGGTGGCCGACGAGATCAAGGAGCTGGCCGAGCGGACCACCAGCTCCACTCGCGAGATCGCCCAGCTGATCAAAGGGGTCCAGGATGAAACCGCCCGGGCCGTGGAGGCTATCGAGCTGGCCGAGAAGAGCATCGCCGACGGCGAGGCCCTGTCCCAGAAGTCGGGCGAAGCCCTGGCCAAGATCGTTACCGGCGTCCAGGGAGCCACGGCCCAGGTGGAGAGCATTGCCCGGGCCACCATGGAGCAGGCCAAGGGAAGCCAGATGATCCGTAGCGCCATGGAGCGGGTTTCGGACATGATCGCCCAGGTGGCCGGCGCCACCCGGGAGCAGGGCAAGGGGAGCGACATGATCATGGCCGCCGCGGAGCGGATGAAAGGGCTTACCTCCCAGGTCAGGACCTCAACCCGGGAGCAGAGCAAGGTGGGTGCGTTCATCGCCCGTTCCACCGAGAACATCACCGACATGATTCAGCAGATCAAGCGGGCCTGCGACGAGCAGTCGCGGGGCAGCGATCAGATCATCCGCGCCGTGGAGGACATCCAGGAGTCGACCTCGACCAATCTCGGCTCGGCCCGGATGATGGACGATGCGGTTTCACGGCTGTCCCGCCAGTTGGAAGCCCTTGAGCGGGGTATGAGCAGTTTCAAGGTGGAGAATCGGTAA